A single region of the Glycine max cultivar Williams 82 chromosome 20, Glycine_max_v4.0, whole genome shotgun sequence genome encodes:
- the LOC100815206 gene encoding QWRF motif-containing protein 2 encodes MVAAISEDPLTSSNGTIPRRPKGRQVSSRYMSHSPSPSPSPSSTTTTTTSTSTSTTTSSSRRFPSPLLSHSSNSSTPLVPKRSQSVDRRRPRPATPLPEAAKLLVTSTRSLSVSFQGEAFSLPVSKTKAAAATPPPRKAATPERRRATPVKGENSRPVDQHRWPARTRRVDHLSKSVDVSDKKKVIGNGFGKVVRALQQSMVVEGEKRRASFDGLGGLSLDLGKAELLKGNSNSNSNANNHSNNDGGGGGGNLVNKSSLASDLTASDTDSVSSGSTSGAHESSGAAKGTKEPRGIVVSARFWQETNSRLRRLQDPGSPLSTSPASRIGVPNRNAQLKRYNSDGPMLSPRTMASPVRGNVNARPASPSKLWAGSSPSRGVSPARVRSTVASSINSGSSNTPSILSFSADVRRGKIGEDRIFDAHTLRLLYNRYVQWRFVNARADATFMVQKLNAERHLWNAWVTISELRHSVILKRIKLVLLRQKLKLTSILKGQISYLEEWALLDRDHSSSLLGATEALKASTLRLPVVEKAIADVPNLKDALGSAVDVMQAMASSIYSLSSKVEETNCLVAEILKVTSKERLLLEHCKEFLSSLAAMQVKDCSLRTHMLQLSRVPTSSCLTTRV; translated from the exons ATGGTGGCTGCCATTTCGGAAGACCCATTGACCTCTTCTAATGGCACCATCCCCAGAAGACCAAAGGGTAGGCAAGTTTCTTCAAGGTACATGTCTCACTCACCTTCTCCTTCACCTTCACCTTCTTCAACCACAACAACAACTACTTCAACTTCAACATCTACAACGACTTCTTCTTCTCGTCGATTCCCTTCCCCTCTTCTCTCGCATTCCTCCAATTCCTCTACGCCGTTAGTCCCGAAGCGTTCCCAATCGGTGGACCGCCGCCGCCCCCGCCCGGCGACACCGCTTCCCGAGGCGGCGAAGCTTCTCGTGACTTCCACTCGGAGCCTGTCGGTTTCCTTTCAAGGAGAGGCCTTTTCGCTGCCTGTTAGCAAGACCAAGGCCGCCGCCGCCACCCCGCCGCCGCGGAAGGCCGCCACGCCGGAGCGACGGAGGGCTACCCCAGTGAAGGGGGAGAATTCGAGGCCGGTGGATCAGCACCGGTGGCCGGCGAGGACCCGGCGGGTGGATCATCTCTCCAAGAGTGTGGATGTCAGTGATAAGAAGAAGGTTATTGGGAATGGGTTTGGGAAAGTGGTGAGGGCTTTGCAGCAATCAATGGTGGTGGAGGGTGAGAAGAGGAGAGCTTCTTTTGATGGGTTAGGAGGGTTGAGTTTGGATTTGGGGAAAGCTGAGTTGTTGAAGGgtaatagtaatagtaatagtaatGCTAATAATCATAGTAAtaatgatggtggtggtggtggtgggaaTTTGGTTAATAAGTCTTCATTGGCTTCTGATCTCACTGCTTCTGATACTGATAGTGTTTCCTCTGGGAGCACTTCAGGAGCACATGAGTCTTCTGGGGCTGCCAAGGGCACTAAGGAGCCTCGTGGCATTGTTGTGTCTGCCAGGTTTTGGCAGGAAACTAATAGCCGGCTGCGCCGCCTTCAGGACCCCGGTTCGCCCTTGTCAACTAGCCCTGCTTCTAGAATTGGGGTGCCAAACAGGAATGCTCAGTTGAAAAGGTATAATAGTGATGGTCCCATGTTGTCGCCGCGAACCATGGCTTCTCCTGTCAGGGGGAATGTGAATGCTCGACCTGCTTCGCCGAGTAAGCTTTGGGCGGGATCATCCCCCTCTAGGGGGGTTAGTCCTGCTAGGGTGAGGAGCACGGTTGCCAGTTCTATCAATAGTGGTTCAAGTAACACACCCTCGATTCTTAGCTTCTCTGCTGATGTGCGAAGAGGGAAGATTGGGGAAGATCGGATATTTGATGCGCATACATTGAGGCTTCTGTATAACCGGTATGTGCAGTGGCGTTTCGTGAATGCAAGGGCAGATGCTACATTTATGGTGCAGAAACTGAATGCTGAG AGACATTTGTGGAATGCATGGGTAACAATCTCAGAACTCCGGCATTCAGTCATACTTAAAAGAATCAAGCTTGTGTTACTGAGGCAAAAGTTGAAGTTAACTTCCATTCTAAAAGGACAG ATTTCGTATTTGGAGGAATGGGCCCTTCTAGATAGAGATCACTCCAGTTCTTTGCTTGGAGCAACTGAAGCTTTGAAGGCCAGTACCCTCCGTCTTCCAGTTGTTGAAAAAGCAATA GCTGATGTACCAAATCTAAAGGATGCTTTGGGGTCTGCAGTTGATGTGATGCAGGCAATGGCATCCTCAATATACTCTCTTTCTTcaaag GTGGAAGAAACTAACTGCTTGGTGGCGGAAATCCTAAAGGTGACATCAAAAGAAAGGCTTTTGCTTGAACATTGCAAGGAGTTTTTGTCCTCGTTAGCAGCCATGCAG GTCAAGGATTGTAGCTTAAGAACGCATATGTTACAACTTTCTCGCGTGCCAACTTCCAGCTGCCTGACAACACGTGTGTAG